From bacterium, the proteins below share one genomic window:
- a CDS encoding cohesin domain-containing protein: MSLKNIFLSVAAFGFLFLIFSDRTNAAGASLYLSPASGTYNIGETFKISIKLDSGGSVINAADGVLSFNPEGLSVVSISKTGSAFNLWTTEPAFSNSAGSIIFGGGTTTNFSGASGTIVAITFRAKDSGKHSVNFSSGSILASDGKGTNILSGMASGVYVINPRATDLPLKETSISAVNNTPKAPNVFSSTHPDQSRWYSNENPKISWDLEKDITGVNLLVDQSAVSIPAKRYKEPLSEKQLEEIGNGVSYFHVQLCNKFGCGGVAHFKLQIDTIKPEAFEIKIKEGEKTSNPHPTIAFETKDVPSGINYYQVKIGETDWVETRGAEYRLSDQPWGKRTIIVKAVDKAGNSTLAVTEVEILPLETPRITDYPKELISGAKFSIAGTAPADATVKIYIQKDGKTEEFQAKSDKAGKWNYAYAKVAEKGVYGIWAEASDLRGARSDLSEKIFITVIPPTYLRIGKLLIDYLTISIILLILLLIIIFIILWAWKKIKERSKKVKRKATDAEKGLVRAFRHLEKEVEKQVMKFDRNPKRMSRKEKVIYNSLGKALRVAEKFIGKEIKDIESELRK, encoded by the coding sequence ATGAGTCTAAAAAATATTTTTCTTTCAGTCGCGGCCTTCGGTTTTTTATTTTTAATTTTTTCCGATAGGACAAATGCCGCCGGCGCTTCGCTATATTTGTCTCCGGCCAGCGGAACATATAATATCGGCGAAACATTCAAAATTTCCATTAAACTTGATAGCGGCGGGTCGGTGATCAACGCCGCTGACGGGGTTTTGTCGTTTAATCCCGAAGGTTTATCAGTCGTAAGCATTTCAAAAACAGGATCGGCTTTTAATTTATGGACCACCGAACCGGCATTTTCCAATTCCGCCGGAAGCATAATTTTTGGCGGAGGGACAACAACGAATTTTAGCGGCGCGTCCGGTACGATCGTTGCTATTACGTTTCGAGCCAAAGACAGCGGCAAGCATAGCGTGAATTTTTCATCGGGATCAATTTTAGCTTCTGACGGAAAAGGGACCAATATTTTATCCGGTATGGCTTCAGGGGTTTATGTCATTAATCCCAGGGCGACGGATCTGCCGTTGAAGGAAACATCCATATCGGCGGTTAATAATACGCCCAAGGCGCCTAATGTGTTTTCTTCCACACATCCCGATCAAAGCCGGTGGTATTCAAACGAAAATCCAAAAATTTCTTGGGACTTGGAAAAAGATATTACGGGAGTGAATTTACTTGTGGATCAAAGCGCGGTTTCGATACCGGCGAAACGCTATAAAGAGCCGCTGAGCGAAAAGCAACTGGAAGAGATCGGCAATGGCGTCAGTTATTTTCATGTCCAGTTATGCAATAAATTCGGTTGCGGCGGCGTAGCTCATTTCAAGCTTCAGATCGATACGATAAAGCCGGAGGCTTTTGAGATCAAGATCAAGGAAGGCGAAAAAACTTCCAATCCGCATCCGACGATAGCATTTGAAACAAAAGATGTTCCGAGCGGCATTAATTATTATCAGGTAAAGATCGGCGAGACAGATTGGGTTGAAACAAGAGGGGCGGAATATCGGCTTAGCGATCAGCCGTGGGGAAAGCGCACGATAATCGTAAAAGCGGTTGATAAGGCGGGAAACAGCACGCTAGCCGTCACCGAAGTGGAAATTTTGCCTTTGGAAACTCCCAGGATAACGGATTATCCGAAGGAATTGATATCAGGCGCCAAGTTTTCGATAGCAGGCACTGCGCCGGCTGATGCGACAGTAAAAATCTATATTCAAAAAGATGGAAAGACCGAAGAATTCCAGGCAAAAAGCGACAAGGCCGGCAAGTGGAATTATGCTTATGCCAAGGTCGCTGAAAAAGGAGTTTATGGCATTTGGGCGGAAGCTTCAGATCTGAGAGGCGCCAGAAGCGATCTATCGGAGAAAATTTTTATTACGGTTATTCCTCCGACATATTTGAGAATTGGTAAATTATTGATAGATTATCTGACGATCTCCATAATTCTTTTGATCTTACTGCTTATTATAATCTTTATAATACTTTGGGCTTGGAAAAAAATAAAAGAAAGGTCAAAGAAAGTAAAAAGAAAAGCCACCGATGCGGAAAAAGGCTTGGTCAGAGCGTTCAGGCATTTGGAAAAAGAAGTTGAAAAGCAGGTGATGAAATTTGACCGCAATCCGAAGCGAATGAGCAGGAAAGAAAAAGTGATTTATAACAGCCTGGGGAAAGCTCTAAGAGTCGCGGAAAAATTCATAGGCAAAGAAATAAAAGATATAGAATCGGAATTAAGAAAATAA
- a CDS encoding DUF5667 domain-containing protein: MNNNKEIKIIEMLRNLKDIPPSQDEKKFLENLKENISAYIATHPFENKKTQNFQNIRNNFFIYLKLAAGKARLVPRGALTAIIAIFVLGTSSIAIASQNSLPGEALYPIKILTEDVQSSLAFTAESKATVQSGFAAKRVAEVKAIMEKKDVNPETLDIALTNLQKNTGNTAAIIEKESQKGTDTAKLAKDISATLDKNTENLKQIFKDKNTSLEEEESKLKNKIKEAKKIDDQTSITSLNARLDETNSKRKSLESNWNENEKILNEDTDKIKKRTEEKRSQEHDKDQSQNNNEQKKDFSSKSKNNDENEEND; the protein is encoded by the coding sequence ATGAATAACAATAAGGAAATAAAAATCATCGAAATGCTCCGGAATCTGAAAGATATTCCGCCATCGCAGGATGAAAAAAAATTCCTGGAAAATCTGAAGGAAAATATCTCCGCCTATATCGCCACGCATCCTTTTGAGAATAAAAAAACGCAGAATTTCCAAAACATAAGGAATAATTTTTTCATATATTTAAAACTCGCTGCCGGCAAAGCGAGGCTCGTTCCCCGCGGAGCCTTAACCGCCATTATCGCAATTTTTGTTTTGGGAACCAGCTCAATCGCTATCGCCTCGCAAAACAGCTTGCCCGGAGAAGCTCTTTACCCGATAAAAATACTGACCGAGGATGTGCAATCTTCGCTTGCTTTTACCGCTGAATCCAAAGCAACGGTACAGTCCGGCTTTGCCGCCAAAAGAGTGGCTGAAGTAAAAGCAATTATGGAGAAAAAAGACGTCAACCCTGAAACATTGGATATAGCCCTGACAAATCTCCAGAAAAATACCGGCAATACCGCCGCCATCATTGAAAAAGAAAGTCAAAAAGGAACCGATACGGCGAAACTGGCAAAAGATATTAGCGCAACTTTGGACAAAAATACGGAAAATCTCAAACAAATATTCAAAGATAAAAATACCAGCCTGGAGGAAGAAGAAAGCAAGCTGAAAAATAAAATCAAGGAAGCAAAAAAAATTGACGACCAAACTTCAATTACGTCATTAAATGCCCGGCTCGATGAAACAAATAGCAAAAGAAAGTCGCTTGAATCCAATTGGAATGAAAATGAAAAAATACTGAATGAAGATACCGACAAAATTAAAAAGCGAACGGAAGAAAAACGATCCCAAGAGCACGATAAAGACCAATCGCAAAACAATAACGAACAAAAAAAAGATTTTTCTTCTAAATCAAAAAATAACGATGAAAATGAAGAAAATGATTAA